The genomic stretch GTAATCAGCACTTCGGTAAAAGCTCCATTGCCCAATCTTGGTGTGAGCAACACAGTACGCGGTGCGGTAGGTAATTGGAGTAAGACTTTAGCCACCGAGCTTGGTGCTTTTGGAATTACCGTAAATAACGTTTTGCCGGGTGCTACTGAAACAGGAAGGCTTTCTTCAATCATAGAAAACAAGGCCAAAAAACTGGGAATAAGCATAGAGGAGGCTTCAGGTAAAATGACCTCTGAAGTGCCTATGAAACGTTTTGCCAAGCCCGAAGAAGTAGCCAACGCAATTGCGTTTTTAGCTAGTCCTGCGGCTGCTTACATCAATGGAATTAATATTCCTGTAGATGGTGGAAGGACTCCGGTTCTTTAAAGTTTGTTGTTCGTGGAAAATGCTCTGCGAAACTTTGCGATCTCCGCGCTTCTGCGTTGAAGCAATTTGAAAATCACACCCTGTAAGAGGAAGCAAATGGTAAAAATGAAAAAGATTTTAAACTACATAGATGGCGAACTTCTGGAACCAATTTCCGGCAAGTTTATGGACAATATTGATCCTTCTCGTGGCCAGGTGTATTCCTTGATTCCTGAGTCGGATGGGGCGGATGTGCAGAAAGCTGTGGAGGCCGCGAAAAGAGCTTTTCCAATTTGGAGCGCTATGTCAGCCAAAGAGCGTTCGGAGATTTTGCTTCGAGTGTCGCAAGGTATTTCTGATAGGCTAGATGAATTGGCGGCAGCCGAAAGTTTAGATAATGGCAAGCCTTTAAAGCTGGCCACTTCGGTGGATATTCCCAGAGCCCGTGATAACTTTTCATTTTTTGCGACAGCTATTTTGCATGATGAAGACCAGTTTCATAATATGGGTACTCGGGGTTTTAATTATACTCTTCGTCAACCGATTGGTGTGGTGGGCTGTATTTCCCCATGGAACTTGCCCCTTTACCTTTTTAGTTGGAAAATAGCTCCGGCTTTAGCTGCTGGAAACTGCGTGGTGGCAAAGCCATCTGAGGTTACTCCGATGACGGCTTATTTACTTTCAGAAATTTGCCGTGAGGCGGGAATGCCAGCCGGTGTATTAAATATTCTTCATGGGCTTGGGCCAGCGGTTGGTCAGGCTATTGTGGAGCATCCAGAAATAAAGGCAATTTCATTTACAGGAGGTACCAAAACAGGTGAGCACTTGGCGCGTACAGCGGCTCCTATGTTTAAGAAGCTTTCTCTCGAATTGGGAGGTAAAAACCCCAATTTGATTTTTGCAGATTGTGATTTTGATAAAGCGGTAAAAACTTCGGTCACTTCTTCCTTTGCCAATCAAGGGCAAATTTGCCTTTGCGGAAGCCGAATCTTTGTAGAGCGTAGCATTTACGATAAGTTTAAAAAAGCTTTTGTAGAGCGTGTAAAAGGACTAAAAGTTGGTCCACCGCAAGAAGAAACCAGCCGAATGGGAGCTGTGGTTTCTGAAGTACATATGAACAAAGTTTTGGATTACATCTCTCTTGCCGAGGAAGAAGGTGGAACAATTCTTACCGGAGGAAACCGTGTGAAATTGGATGGCGAATTTGCCGAAGGCTATTATATTGAACCAACGGTGATTGAAGGTTTGGCTTACGATTGCCGCACCAATCAAGAAGAGATTTTTGGACCGGTAGTTACCATCACACCCTTTGATACCGAAGAGGAAGCCTTGATGATGGCCAATTCTACGGAGTACGGTTTGGCCTGTACTGTGTGGACAGAAAATCTAAACCGTGCACACCGAGTAGCGGCTCAAATGCAATCCGGAATTGTATGGATAAACTGCTGGTTGGTTCGCGATTTGAGAACCTTATTTGGAGGAATGAAAAACAGTGGAGTAGGTCGCGAAGGCGGTTATGAAGCGCTGCACTTTTTTACGGAGGCAAAGAATGTTTGCTTAACATATTAGTCTGTCATTCCGGCCATAGAGCCGGAATCCTTTTGTTGATAGTGAGATTCCTGGTCTCCGTTTTACTTCGCCTGGAATGATAGCCGATGATCATTCTATCAAGGAGTTGGAAACTGTCCGAATAGTAGATTTTAAATCTTAGTTTTATTTTGCCAAGAGTATTGTTCATCATTCCGGCCAGAGAGCCGGAATCTCTATAAAAAACAGAAAGCCCCGACTCTTCGGGGCTTTCTCACTATATAGAGGTCTATTCTGGTAAATTTTGAACGTTTAACACAAAATTCGAGTCGAATAAGACGTTGGCTAATTTAGTATCAAAGTTTGTACCAGGGCGGTTTTTATAGGTGAAATTTGTCAAAATTTCTTTAAGCTGCATTTTAGAGCAGGTGCGGGGTTTATGTGCTTTGGCTTCTTTAAATGTTAGTTTGATTTCTGATAAAGAGAACTAAAACAGTGTTTGATGGTTTATTTAGGTATTAACCAAAAACACAAAGATCATGAGCAATTTACTGTATTTCATAGCGATCATTCTATTAATCGGATGGGTGTTAGGGGCTTTCGTATTTTCACTAGGTTATCTAATTCATATATTATTAGTGCTTGCCATTATTGCTATTTTATTCAGACTTATTGGCGGGCGAGGAGTATAGATAAATGATCAAAATCATTCTTGGAGATATTACGCATTCCCCTGCGGATGTGATTGTAAACGCGGCCAACTCGGCACTTCGTGGAGGTGGTGGGGTTGATGGTGCCATTCATCGAGCGGCCGGACCGATTATAGTAGAAGAGTGCAAGGCTTGGGTAAAGGAGAATGGTGAATTGCCAACAGGCCGTGCAATGTTTACTTCAGCGGGCAAACTTCCACATAAGGGTATAATACACACTGTAGGTCCCGTGTGGGAAGACGGCATCGCCAATGAAGATCAACTCTTGGCGGAATGTTACATCAATGCCTTACATATTGCTTTCGAAAAAGGTTTCGACTCTATCGCTTTCCCTAATATTTCTACTGGCGTTTACGGTTTCCCTAAAAAGGATGCGGCCGATGTGGCAATATGTACGGTTCAGAATTTTTTGGGTTCTCGAAAAGAGCAGCTGAAGGTGACTTTTGTTTGCTTTGATCAAGAGAACTTTGACATTTATAAATCCTTTCTAGGTGAAGATTAATGCTATTTTAGTGGTATGAAATCTCTCTACATTTTCCTTTTTGCACTTTTGTATGGCTCACTTAGCGGCCAATATTATTTCCCTCCGTTAGCCGGAAATGCTTGGGATACCGTGAATCCATCTTCTTTAGGATGGTGTTCCCAAAAGCTAGATACCGTTCATAAATACCTTGAAGCTCGACACAGCAAAAGCTTTATCATTTTGCATAAAGGCAAAATTGCGGATGAAATTTATATGAATGGCTTCGCTCAGGATTCAGCTTGGTACTGGGCTTCTGCCGGAAAGACTTTGGCTGGCTTCCTTACGGGAATGGTTCAGGAGGATGGATTATTAAATGTCAATGATAAAACTTCAGATTACCTCGGTACCGGTTGGACCTTGGAGCCACAGGCAAAAGAAGATTTAATTACGATTCGTCATCAACTGAGCATGACTTCAGGCTTGGATTATAATATCTCTGACTTGAATTGCTTGGAAGATACTTGCCTTAAGTATTTGCATGATGCCGGAAACCACTGGTATTATCACAATGCTCCGTACAGATTGGTGCAGGATGTGTTAGAAAACGCATCGGGCAAAAATATGAATACCCTTACCTATCAGAAATTGGGTTCTACTATCGGTCTTGCGGGTTTGTGGTATGACTATGTGTTCTATAGCAAAGCAAGAAATATGGCGCGTTTTGGGTTGTTAAACCTAAATAAGGGAAATTGGGCCGGAACAACTATTCTTCAGGATTCAACTTACTTGTATGACATGGTTCATCCTTCTCAAAACCTGAATGAAGCTTATGGATATCTGTGGTGGCTCAATGGTCAATCATCATATAGGCGTCCGGGGCTGGATATTGTTTTTCCAGGTTTTATGGTGCCCGAAGCACCTGCTGATATGTACATGGCCGCTGGTAAAAATGACCAAAGAATTTACGTGATTCCATCCATGGATTTGGTGGTGGTTCGTCAAGGTGAAGCGGCCTATACTTCGCAACTGGCGCTTTCTACTTTTGACAATGAATTGTGGGAACTGTTGATGGATGTTTTTTGTCAAACCACCGCTTTACACGAAAGTGAAATTGTTGACCTCCAAGTTTATCCTAACCCAGCTTCTGGTTTTGTAAATATCAGTTCAAGTTTTGAATTGAAATCCGTTCAGCTGATTTCCCTACAGGGGGAGGTTGTGAAGCGTCAGAAAAAAGAATTTTCAAAACTCAACATTCAGGATGTGGCGGCTGGAGTTTACTTTTTGCAGTTTGAAACTCTGGCTGGAGAATCTTTTCAGCGAAAGCTGGTGGTGAAGTAGCTTAACCCTCAAGAATGTTAAAATGAAGACAGTTCAAATCGTTTTAATGACATTTATAACGAATGTCTTGTTTGGACAAATCAGCATCAATGATATCGAACAAGCTGATTTACTAATGAATGGTTTCCAAAATCATACAGATTCGGTCAGTCAATTGAAGCAGGGAGCGAAGGTTTATTATATCAGCGACTCTTTGTTTAAGGGGATAATGCTTACTCTTCAGAATGGTAATAAAATTGAAATTGACTTACGGTATAATGACAGTTATGGGGGCTATGCAGAAATAGGTGCAGATTTTGAAAATTATGTTCTTGTAAAACACCGTGGATCAGGGTCAGGAAACTCTGAAAAACTTCAGGTAATTAACAAAGAAACAGGTGAAGATAAATGGCTTGGAAACTATCCTTTCTATCTTGACTTGAAGAATGAAATAGGAGTTTATGAAGCATATAAAGATTCAACTTCACAAATTGTTGTTCACGATTTTTCAACTGACAAGACAGAGGCTTATCCAACTCCAAATACCAAATGTGTATGTTGTGATTGTTTTGAAGTTGTTCGTTTTGAGATGGAAAGTTTTACAATGCGGTTTATTGGTCTTGATGGAAAGACGACAGAAATAAAGGTGAAAAGGCAAAAATAGCGTTTGTCAGCAATGGGAATATTTTAGGTCATGAAGTGATCTCTAGTCCAGCGCCCTATCTATCAGCTTAGGATTTTGGGTTTTAGAAGTTTTGGCACCCAACTCCTGTAGCTTTTGGGTTCTTCGCACTAAGTTTCCACTTCCGGCACTTAGCTTTTTCATAGACTCCTGATAAGTGTTTTGAACCGTTCCCAGCTGATTGCCCAGTTTTACTAAATCTTCAGAAAAGCCCACAAACTTGTCGTAAAGAGCTCCGGCTTGTCGTGCAATTTCCTCAGCATTTTTGTTTTGTAAATCCTGATTCCAGATGTAACTGATGGTGCGCAAAGTAGCCAACAAAGTAGTGGTGCTTACCAACACGATATTGCTTCTCAATGCCTTGTCATATAGTTCAGAATCTTCCTTGAGGGCCATAGTGAGAGCGGGCTCATTGGCCACAAACATCATCACATAATCAGGCTGTTTGATGTCGTAAAGGTTTTGGTAATTCTTATCACCCAAAAGTTTAATGTGACCTAAGATGGAATTTACGTGCTGCTTTAAAAACTGCTTCTTTTCAGCCTCATCTTCGGTGTCAAAATAATTGCTGTATGCGGTCAAAGAAACCTTGCTGTCCAGCACCAAATGCTTGTCATCCGGTAGATTTATGATGAAGTCCAATCGCTGATTAGCGCCTTCTTCATTCTTAAAGTTTTTCTCCTTGAAATAGTGAATGTCTTTTTGAAGTCCTGCTTTTTCAAGGATAGACTCAAGTTGCATTTCGCCCCAACCACCCTGCGCTTTGCTATCCCCTCTGAGGGCAAGCGAAAGGCTTTTGGCTTCATGTGTAATTTGCTGGTTGAGCTCGCGGAGGTTTTTCAATTGCTCATTGAGAGCCGCACCACGCTTTTCACCATCCATGTTACTTTGTTCCACTTTCTTCTGAAAATCGGTCAATTTTTCCCTTAAAGGGTTCAAAAGTGTGTCCAGGTTCTCTTTGTTCTGATCGGTGAACTTTTTGCTCTTTTCTTCCAGAATTTCGTTCGCCAGGTTTTTAAATTCAACCGAGAATTTCTGATTCAGCTTTTCAACTTCTGCTTTTTGCTCGGCCAGTTTTTCTGAAAGCGCATGGTATTCAGCTTCTCGCTTACTCAGCTCTGTGCTTAGGTGCAAAGTTTGCCTACGCTCATCCTCAAGTGAGGTTTTGGCTTGAGCCAAATTTTCACTCAGACTTTTATTGCGCTCTTCGGCTAAAGCAGCCGCATTTCGAAGTTCATTCGTTTCTTTACTATGAGCTGTTTCTGTATTTGCAACTTTGTTTTTAGAAAGTAACCAAGCGATAATTCCCCCAATAAGAAGACCAGCTATGAGCCAAATAATTTCCATAAATCTTATTTAAAAAAGTTGTCGTACAAGCCAAAGGCTCCGGTAATCAACATTTGCGCAGCCAATGATCCTACTATCAGCCCCATCAATCGGTTGAACACCTTAAGGCCATTTACGCCCAAGCGCCTTTTGATAAAGGGCATACGGCTAAGAATTAAAAAGTTGGCGAGTGAACAAATAATAATGGCAATAGCAACAGAGGTATAAGATTCCCAGCCCTTGTTAGTAATACTTAGGTTTATGAGAGTAGTGGCCAACCCAGGCCCGACTATTATAGGAATAGATAGCGGAACCATGCTAATGTCATTTTGCTGCTGGGCAGCTACGTGATCCGTAGACTGGTGATTACTCTTTTTACCATGACCCTGCACCATGTCAAAACCCATTACCAAAAGAATAATACCTCCAAATACCCTAAGTCCATCTGGCTGAATACCGAAGAAATTAAAGATATAGGTACCACTCAAAAATAGGATAAGCATGGCCAGAAAAACCGTTTTGCTGCTTTTTCCAGCTATGGTTTTAAACTCCTTTTTTGTGGTAGTATCATCTACTAGCGTCAGCATAATGGCCCCTGCTGAAAGAGGGTTCATAATGGTGAAAATAGAAATGGTATCTCCGAGAATGTTTTTTAGTAGATCAATCAAGTCGGTAAATTTTCATGCAAAATAACGGTTTCTAAGCTTTATCGTGAAGGAATGCCCACAGGAGATTCGAACAATAATTGGACTGAGACTTAAAAGGGGTTTTTTGGTAAATTGGCGAAAACCTTTTTTTCATGTTTCCCGATTTAATTCAAGCAGCGATTCCATTTTTTGTAGGCTTCATTTTATTGGAGATTATCATTTCCTCTTACATGAAAATTCACACCTATGAAACAAAGGATGCGTTGAGCAGTATTGCCATGGGGCTGGGAAATGTGTTTCTTGGAATCATCGGAAAAGTGTTGGTTTTTGGGGCTTATACCTTTGTTCATAAGTGGGCTATTTTTAATTTGGGCTACGTTTGGTGGGTTTGGATAATTGCTTTTTTTGCTGATGATATTAGCTACTATTGGTTTCACCGGACGAGCCACAATGTTCGTTTTTTTTGGGCAAGCCATGTGGTGCATCACTCTTCGCAGCGCTACAATTTAGCCACGGCTTTGCGCCAAACGTGGACAGGCAATTTTACCGGAAGTTTCATCTTTTGGCTTTGGATGCCTCTCATCGGTTTTGAACCTTTGATGATTGTTTTTCTGCAAAGTGTAAGCTTGCTCTATCAGTTTTGGATTCACACGGAAGTGATTAATAAAATGCCACGGTGGTTCGAATTTATCTTCAACACGCCTTCACATCATCGGGTGCACCACTCTTCAGATTTGAAATATTTGGATAAGAACCATGCAGGTATTTTGGTTATTTGGGACAGGATGTTTGGCACTTTTCAGGTGGAAGAGGAAAAGCCAAAGTATGGTTTGACTACCAATATCAATACGTTCAATCCTTTGCTAATCGCCACACACGAATGGATTGCCTTGGGCAAAGATGTGTGGCAACATCCTAAATATGGATTGCAATATACGTTTGGCCCACCGGGGTGGAGCCACGATGGAAGCCGGAAAACTACGGAGCAGTTGAGAGAGGAAGCTGAATCAAATACACCAAGGGTAACAAAAACTAAAGAGTCATCTTATGCTTAAACAAATACTTCTAGCGAGTTTTTTTCTTGCAGCTTTTATATCCGCAGGGCAGATTTCATCACGCTTGGAAAAGGAGATGAAAGAAGCTTCACGGGATTTTCTACCCGTAGTGGTTGAGTTTCGTACAACTGTGAATTGGAAACAGCTGGAAACTAAGTGTGAGGATAAAAATGTTTCAGATTGGCCAAAGTTGGTAAACCGGGCTTTGATGAGGCAAGCGGCCAATACGCAGTCTGAAGCATTAGAGTATTTGAATGAATTAAGTGCAGATCAGGTTAAAAGCATAAGCTCATTTTACATTGTAAATGTGATGATTTTGGAAGCTAAGCCGGATGTGATTTCTAAGCTTGCAGCCATACCTGATGTGGATTGGATAGATCTGGCTGATGATGAGTTTTTGATTCATGATCCGATTATACCTTCTAAAAAATCCACAGCAACTGTAAATGGCGTGGAGCCAGGTTTGGAGGCCATAAATGCTCCTGAAATGTGGAAGCTAGGTTACACCGGTCGTGGGAGGTTGCTTTACAATTACGATACTGGAGTTTGGGCCACGCACCCTGCCTTTAGCAATCGATTTTTAGGAAACTATAAGCCGCTTTCACAATCGTGGTATGGGCTAAAAAAGAATTATCCGGATGGGAGAATTAGCAATCACGGAACTCATACTTTGGGCACTATGGCAGGTTTGGACACCGCAACCAATGATACGATAGGCGTGGCTTTTGGCGCTTATTGGATGGCCAATGATTATGTGAATAGCACGGTAGCCACGCTTCCGCCCATTGCTGAAATGATTCAGGCGTTTGAGTGGGCGCTGAATCCTGATGGAGACACCAGCACAAGCGATGATGTACCGGATGTAATAAACAACAGCTGGCGCTGGCGCGATGATCCGGATACTGTGCAATGCGGTGGCTATGTGGTGCAGCTTATGAATGCTATTGAAGCCGCAGGAATTGCTAATGTTTTTTCGGGTGGAAATGCGGGGCCAAATAACTCTACCATCAGTGCACCGCAAAGAATTAACACCAACAAGACCAGTACTTTTTCGGTGGGAAGTGTGAATGGAAATCTCACTTTTCCGTTTCCCATCAGCAGCTTTTCTTCACGCGGGCCTACCCAATGTCCGGGTACCGGAAATCTAAAAATTCATCCAGAAGTGGTGGCGCCTGGGCAGGATGTTCGTTCGGCTTGGGGCACAGATGGCTATAATACCATTTCGGGAACCAGCATGGCTGCACCGCATGTTTCGGGTGCTGTGCTTTTGCTCAAGGAAGCTTTTCCACAGCTTAGTGGAACAGACTTACTGAATGCATTATATGTAACTGCCATTGATATGGGTACGATAGGTGAAGACAATACTTATGGTAATGGCTTGATAGATGTCCATGCAGCCTATCAACATTTGGCGCAAAGCCACACGCCTGTTGATCCCAAACAAGTGGACTGGGATATTGCTGTAAAAGGTATGATCTACTCACCAATAGATACCGCTGTAACGTGCTGGGATAATGTTTTTGATATAACTGTGACAGTAGAAAACCTTGGGGCGAATACCATTGATAGCTTCTACGTGAATTGTTGGTTGGATGGTGTCCCACTTTCATCAGTGCAGATTTCCGTTGTAGCCCCGCCTAATTTCACTACAGGTGAGGTATTTGGGTTTACATTTCCAATTCATATGAATGTCAATACCATGGGGGAGCATGAACTAAGGGCAAAAGTAGAACTTGATTTTCCGGAATATGACCTTATCAATAATGAAAGGATGGTGCACTTTAATAAGCGGAATAAGGAGAGCTTCCCTTTTGAAGAAGATTTTGAACAACAAAGCAGTTTTGATAACTGGTATGTAGAAGATGAAGATCTAGTGGCTACTTGGGAAACTACAGGTATTACAAATTGGACCGGAAACACGAAGGCGGTAGTTATCAAATATGCTGAGTACTTTCCACGCTCAAGTCAAAAGGATAGGCTGTGGAGCCCGGTGTTTGCCATGCCAAGTGGTGCGGCAGGTTTAGGTTTTGATTTGGCTTACCAGCAGCGAAATACCTTCTCGCTTTTTCAAGATACATTGAAGGTGTTAGCTTCTACGGATTGCGGTAAAACATTCCCTTATGTTCTATATGAAAAAAGTGATGCGGACCTAAATACTGTGGGAACAATAGGCTCGGATTATGTGCCTGCTGGCAGAAATGAATGGAGGCGTGAGTATGTGGATTTGTCATCTTTAGCAGGCCAGGAAGTCGTTCTTGCTTTTGAAGGAGTAAACCGTGGAGGCAATAATTTGTATTTGGACAACATCTCGATTTATCCAGGGTATTGGGATCCGGTTTCACTTGAGGAGTTAAACCAAAGTTCACTTAGTCTATACCCGAACCCTAGCAAGGAGCTCATTTATCTGAAATCATCAGAAAGCCCTTACAAACTGATTGAGGTTCAGATTCTTGACATGAAAGGGGTAAAGCAGTCACAAAAATTTACCTTAAATGAAGATGGAGTAGTTTATATAGAAAACCTGTCCAAAGGCCTATATATAATGAAGGTAGAGCAGGGTGGTGTTAGGAGTTTTTTAAGGTTTTTAAAAGAATAATTAATACCTAAATTATGCTCCTTTCGGATGGGTTTATAAGATTATGAAACATTTTTAAGTAACCTTTAAGTCAATAATTGTAGGAAATCGCTGAATAATTGAAAACGTTCTTTAACTCAGTTCGGAACTCTAAAGAAAAAGGAAGGAGAATAAAATGTATTTCGTCTGGTTACGTCTGTTTGTTCAGCCCAGAGTACTACACTATACCTTACTTTGCGCGGTGGTAGAAATGGTTATGCTAAGAGTAGGGTAAGTAGGGTGGTGCGGCTTGTTCAGTTGAGATTGTTTACTAATTAAGGTTTGAATTAGGAATTTTTCTTGTCTAGTTTCGGACAGTTTTATTAACCCATTTCTTAAAAATACACATCAAAATGAAGAATCTTTTACTGTATGTAAAAGACGCCTCTTTGTGGAATTACTTTTCGATTCATCCCTTTCGAAGTTTTGCCAAAAAAGGTGTCACAATCTCAGGGTCAGCAGTTTGGGCTGCTCTTTGCTTTTTAATTATTAACGCCACGGCAGTCGCCCAAGGCACCATTTCTACTCATGCGGTTTACCCCGATAACAATGGGTCATCGGCAGTTTCTTTTGAAATTGAGAGTACATCGCCTGTTAACATTACCGATATTTCTCATGTTTTTAACGCAACTACATCTTCATCCGAGGTTTGGATAAGAATTGGTGGTGTGGGAAGCCCAAATTCTGCAGGTGACCTGGAGGTAACAGCAGCCAATGGCTGGGTTTTAGACCAAACCGCTACTGTAAGTGGTGGCGGTGGGGCCAACAGTGCACCGGTTTCCTTACAAAACCTTACTGAAATTGCGATTCCTGCTAATACACCGGTTGGAGTGGTTATTACGGGAGGCATGCGCTATTCGGGGTCAAATGCAGCACCGCCCACGCCTACTGCATTTACCGATGGTCCTGTTACCTTACGCACCGGAGGTACCTGGGGGTATGGTGGAGCAATGTCCACTCTGACAAACAGTCCTCGTGGATTTCTAGGAACTGTAACTTACGAGCTAGGCGTAAAAGGAAACTGTGCCAATTCATTTACCAATTTTGTGATTGATAGCATTAGTGGAACTTCTGCTAAAATATCATGGTCTCCAGGTGCCGGCAATAGTTCTTTTTATCTTGAGTACGGTGCAACGGGCTTTACGCCTGGTACAGGAACTAAGGTTACGGGTGCATACCCCGGAGCACAACCTCCTGTTGTATTAAATGGTTTGACGCCTTCAACTGGTTATGACATTTATTTTGGAGAAATCTGTAACTCTGGTAGTGATAGTGTTTACTTTCCGACTCCACAACAGTTTAGTACTTCAAAAACCTGTTCGCCAGTATTAAATTTTAGCGCTTCAAACCTTACGAGCAGTAGTGCAGATTTTAGCTGGACGCATGCCAGTGCTGCCAGTGATTTTGATATTATTTATGGTACACCCGGGTTTGATCCAGCAAATGCTGGTACCACAGTAAATACTACATCTTCACCTTACACTTTGAGTAGCTTGTCTGGTAATACAGATTATGATGCATATATAGTTGCAGATTGTGGTGGTACTAGTGGACTAAGTGATACAACTGGTCCAATAAGCATTAAAACATTGTGTGGAACTTATAGCGCACCTTATTACAATGGTTTTGAAACAGATCCTCAGGATGCGCCACCAGTTTGTTGGAGCGAGTATGTTACCGGAACCAGCGCATTTGTAGAAGTTGAGGATTTTACAGGTGCTGCTGCCCCTTACGCTGGTAATCAGGCACTTTATTTATACAGTGGGTCTTCAAGCACCACACCAGGTACGGATACACTTATTGCAATTAGTCCACAGTTTTCGGACCTACCTACAGGAGATAAGCAAATTCGCTTTTATGCTAACGCAGATGATCCCGTAGATACATTGATTATAGGAACTATTCCTAACAAGATGCTAGGGGCACCTTTTACTCCTATTGATACTGTAACTTTTGCAACTCCGGATACTTATCAGGAAGTTATTCTGCAGTTGACTACAGCCAATGGGTATAATGGTACTGATGAATACATAGTATTTATGCATAATCTTGGAGGTACCTTTGATTATATCAGAATTGACGAATTTAATTATGAAACAATTCCAGCTTGCCCTAAAGTGAGTAATATATCCCTTACCGGAATCGGGGTAACGGACGCTAGTTTTACTTTTTCAGGATCTGGAAGTAGCTATGATGTTGAGTTTGGACCAACTGGCTTTACTCAGGGGACAGGTTGTACGGGTACTTTTGGTAGTAATAATATTACAATTGATAATACCACCAGCCCGGGATGTGCTACTCAATTAGGTGGAAATACAACTTATGATATTTACATAAGAAATAACTGTACTTCTGCTAGCAACGGTACGTCTATCTGGGAAGGGCCATTTACTTTTACCACCTTATGTGCACCATTTACTGCACCTTATTACAATGGTTTTGAAACAGACCCTCAGGATGCGCCACCAGTTTGCTGGGGCGAGTATGTAACAGGAACCAGTGCCTTCGTAGAAGTAGAGGACTTTACAGCAACTGCCGCGCCTTATGCTGGTAGTCAGGCACTTTATTTATACAGTGGATCTTCAAGTACTACACCCGGTAATGATACTCTTTTTGCTTATACAC from Owenweeksia hongkongensis DSM 17368 encodes the following:
- a CDS encoding S8 family serine peptidase is translated as MLKQILLASFFLAAFISAGQISSRLEKEMKEASRDFLPVVVEFRTTVNWKQLETKCEDKNVSDWPKLVNRALMRQAANTQSEALEYLNELSADQVKSISSFYIVNVMILEAKPDVISKLAAIPDVDWIDLADDEFLIHDPIIPSKKSTATVNGVEPGLEAINAPEMWKLGYTGRGRLLYNYDTGVWATHPAFSNRFLGNYKPLSQSWYGLKKNYPDGRISNHGTHTLGTMAGLDTATNDTIGVAFGAYWMANDYVNSTVATLPPIAEMIQAFEWALNPDGDTSTSDDVPDVINNSWRWRDDPDTVQCGGYVVQLMNAIEAAGIANVFSGGNAGPNNSTISAPQRINTNKTSTFSVGSVNGNLTFPFPISSFSSRGPTQCPGTGNLKIHPEVVAPGQDVRSAWGTDGYNTISGTSMAAPHVSGAVLLLKEAFPQLSGTDLLNALYVTAIDMGTIGEDNTYGNGLIDVHAAYQHLAQSHTPVDPKQVDWDIAVKGMIYSPIDTAVTCWDNVFDITVTVENLGANTIDSFYVNCWLDGVPLSSVQISVVAPPNFTTGEVFGFTFPIHMNVNTMGEHELRAKVELDFPEYDLINNERMVHFNKRNKESFPFEEDFEQQSSFDNWYVEDEDLVATWETTGITNWTGNTKAVVIKYAEYFPRSSQKDRLWSPVFAMPSGAAGLGFDLAYQQRNTFSLFQDTLKVLASTDCGKTFPYVLYEKSDADLNTVGTIGSDYVPAGRNEWRREYVDLSSLAGQEVVLAFEGVNRGGNNLYLDNISIYPGYWDPVSLEELNQSSLSLYPNPSKELIYLKSSESPYKLIEVQILDMKGVKQSQKFTLNEDGVVYIENLSKGLYIMKVEQGGVRSFLRFLKE